Proteins from a single region of Urocitellus parryii isolate mUroPar1 chromosome 4, mUroPar1.hap1, whole genome shotgun sequence:
- the LOC113175084 gene encoding olfactory receptor 4X2-like, whose amino-acid sequence MANTHNVTEFILLGLSPNWEVQRICFVIFLLLYVAIVLGNSLIVLTVLTSRSLGSPMYFFLNYLSFVEICYSSSTAPKLISDLLAERKTISWWGCMTQLFFMHFFGGAEIFLLTVMAYDRYVAICKPLNYTTIMNQQVCMVLVGMAWVGGFVHSLSQILLVFQLPFCGPNVIDHYFCDVLPLLQLACSDTLLIGLLIVANGGTLTVISFVVLLVSYVVILLHLRTRSSEGRRKALSTCGSHITVVMLFFVPCVFIYMRPSTTLPADKMVAVFYTVVTPLLNPVIYSLRNAEVKKAMKRLWTRAMKLGGT is encoded by the coding sequence ATGGCCAATACACACAATGTGACTGAATTCATTCTCCTGGGACTATCTCCCAACTGGGAGGTGCAGAGGATttgctttgtgatttttctgcTCTTGTACGTGGCGATTGTCCTGGGGAATTCCCTCATAGTGCTCACTGTCCTGACCAGCAGAAGTCTGGGatcccccatgtacttcttcctcaacTACCTGTCCTTCGTGGAGATCTGCTACTCCTCTTCTACAGCCCCCAAACTCATCTCAGATCTGCTGGCTGAGAGGAAAACCATATCTTGGTGGGGCTGCATGACACAGCTTTTCTTCATGCACTTCTTTGGGGGTGCTGAGATTTTCCTGCTCacagtgatggcctatgaccgctatgtggccatctgcaagcccctCAACTACACCACCATCATGAACCAGCAGGTGTGCATGGTCCTGGTGGGAATGGCATGGGTGGGGGGCTTTGTGCATTCCCTTTCCCAGATCCTTCTCGTCTTCCAACTGCCCTTCTGTGGCCCCAATGTGATTGACCACTATTTCTGTGATGTGCTCCCCTTGCTCCAACTGGCCTGCTCAGACACTCTCCTCATTGGTCTGCTGATTGTTGCTAATGGGGGGACCTTGACTGTGATCAGCTTTGTGGTCCTCTTGGTGTCCTATGTGGTCATCCTGCTTCACCTGAGGACTCGGAGCTCTGAGGGGCGGCGCAAAGCCCTCTCCACCTGTGGGTCCCACATCACCGTGGTCATGTTGTTCTTTGTGCCCTGTGTCTTCATCTACATGAGGCCTTCGACCACTCTGCCTGCAGACAAGATGGTAGCCGTGTTCTACACAGTGGTGACCCCACTCCTCAACCCTGTCATCTACTCCCTGAGGAATGCTGAGGTGAAGAAGGCCATGAAGAGGCTGTGGACCAGGGCAATGAAACTCGGTGGGACATAG
- the Or4b1 gene encoding olfactory receptor 4B1, with protein MASTNNVTELIITGLFQDPEVQRVCFVLFLPVYLATVVGNGLIVVMVSVSKSLRSPMYFFLGYLSLVEICYSSTVVPKFITDLLAKVKTISLKGCLAQIFFFHFFVVTEILLLMVMAYDRYVAICKPLHYMNIMSRQLCHMLVAGSWLGGFIHSIIQVLNTINLPFCGPNVIDHYFCDLRPLFKLACKDTFVEGIIVLANSGLISIFSVTILVSSYAIILFNLRKRSAEGRRKALSTCASHITVVTLFFGPAIFIYMRPSSTFTGDKLVAVVYTVITPMLNPIIYTLRNAEVKNAMRKLVCSRRIDRK; from the exons ATGGCAAGTACAAATAACGTGACTGAGTTAATCATCACTGGCCTTTTCCAGGACCCAGAGGTGCAGAGAGTGTGCTTTGTGTTGTTTCTCCCCGTGTACCTGGCCACTGTGGTGGGCAATGGCCTCATTGTTGTGATGGTCAGTGTCAGTAAGAGTCTGCgctcccccatgtacttcttccttggCTACCTGTCCCTGGTGGAGATCTGCTACTCCTCTACTGTGGTCCCTAAATTCATCACTGACTTACTTGCCAAGGTCAAAACCATCTCTCTGAAGGGTTGTCTGGCCCAGATCTTCTTCTTCCACTTCTTTGTGGTCACTGAGATCCTTTTGCTTATGGTGATGGCTTATGACCGCtacgtggccatctgcaagcctcTTCATTACATGAACATTATGAGTCGTCAACTGTGTCACATGCTGGTGGCTGGTTCCTGGCTGGGGGGCTTCATTCACTCCATAATTCAGGTTCTCAACACCATTAATCTGCCCTTCTGTGGTCCCAATGTCATTGACCACTATTTCTGTGACCTCCGTCCCTTATTCAAGCTAGCCTGCAAGGACACCTTTGTAGAGGGGATCATTGTGTTGGCCAACAGTGGATTAATCTCCATCTTCTCCGTCACCATCTTGGTGTCATCCTATGCCATCATCCTGTTCAACCTGAGGAAACGCTCTGCAGAGGGGAGGCGCAAAGCCCTCTCCACCTGTGCCTCTCACATCACAGTGGTCACCTTGTTTTTTGGACCTGCCATCTTCATCTACATGCGGCCCTCGTCCACCTTCACTGGGGACAAACTAGTGGCTGTGGTCTACACAGTcatcacccccatgctgaaccccatCATCTACACACTCAGAAACGCAGAGGTGAAAAATGCCATGAGGAAGCT ggtttgtagcaggagaatagacaggaagtaa